The sequence below is a genomic window from Barrientosiimonas humi.
TTCACCGACGACCCCGAGCAGCAGAACATCTTCGTCAGCATGCTGCTGACGATGCTGCCGCTGCTGCTCATCCTCGGTCTGTTCTGGTTCTTCATGTCCCAGATGCAGGGCGGCGGCGGCCGGGTCATGCAGTTCGGCAAGTCCAAGGCCAAGCTCGCCAGCAAGGACATGCCCAAGGTCACCTTCGCCGACGTGGCCGGCTCCGACGAGGCCGTCGAGGAGCTGCACGAGATCAAGGAGTTCCTCTCCGAGCCGCGCAAGTTCCTCGAGGTCGGCGCCAAGATCCCCAAGGGCGTGCTGCTGTACGGCCCGCCCGGCACCGGCAAGACGCTGCTCGCCCGCGCGGTCGCCGGCGAGGCGGGCGTGCCGTTCTACACGATCTCCGGCTCCGACTTCGTCGAGATGTTCGTCGGTGTGGGCGCCTCGCGCGTGCGTGACCTGTTCGAGCAGGCCAAGGCCAACGCGCCGGCCATCATCTTCGTCGACGAGATCGACGCCGTCGGGCGCCACCGCGGCGCCGGCCTCGGCGGCGGTCACGACGAGCGCGAGCAGACCCTCAACCAGCTGCTGGTCGAGATGGACGGCTTCGACGTCAAGACCAACGTCATCCTCATCGCCGCCACCAACCGGCCCGACATCCTCGACCCGGCGCTGCTGCGCCCGGGCCGCTTCGACCGGCAGATCGCGGTCGAGGCGCCCGACATGGTCGGCCGGCACCACATCCTGCAGGTGCACGCCAAGGGCAAGCCGATGGCTCCCGACGTCGACCTGCTCGCCGTCGCCCGACGTACGCCGGGCTTCTCGGGTGCCGACCTCGCCAACGTGCTCAACGAGGCCGCCCTGCTCACCGCGCGCAGCAACGGCCGGGTCATCGACAACGGGGCGCTCGACGAGGCCATCGACCGCGTCATGGCCGGCCCGCAGAAGCGCACCCGCGTGATGAGCGCCAAGGAGCGCAAGATCACCGCCTACCACGAGGGCGGGCACGCCCTGGTGGCCGCCGCGCTGAACTACACCGACCCGGTCAGCAAGGTGACGATCCTGCCGCGCGGCCGCGCGCTGGGTTACACCATGGTGCTGCCCGTCGACGACAAGTACTCCACGACGCGCAACGAGCTGCTCGACCAGCTGTCGTACGCCCTCGGCGGCCGGGTCGCCGAGGAGATCGTCTTCCACGACCCCAGCACCGGTGCGGCCAACGACATCGAGAAGGCCACCGGTCTGGCGCGCAAGATGGTCACCCAGTTCGGCATGAGCGAGCGGGTCGGCGCGATCAAGCTCGGCCAGGGCAACTCCGAGGTCTTCCTCGGCCGCGACATGGGCCACGAGCGCGACTACTCCGAGGGCATGGCCGCCGTCGTCGACGAGGAGGTCCGCCGGCTGGTGGACGCCGCGCACGACGAGGCGTGGCACGCCCTCAACGACAACCGCGACATCCTCGACAACCTGCTCCTGGAGCTGCTCCAGCGCGAGACGCTCGGCCAGTCCGACCTCGAGGTCGTCTTCCGCGACGTGCGCAAGCGCCCGCAGCGCCCGGTGTGGCTGTCCAGCGACCTGCGCACGGTGAGCGACCGCGGCCCGGTGCTCACCCCTGCCGAGCGCGAGGCCCTGGCCCGCGGCGAGCAGCTGCCCGAGGACAAGCAGCAGGTCGAGGAGCACCCGCCGGAGGCGGTCATCGAGGTCCCCGAGGGCGGCTATGTCGACCCGCGCGAAGATTGACCACCGCCGGGCCGCCGCGGCGGTCCGGGAGCTGTTGATCGCCGTGGGTGAAGACCCCGAGCGCGAGGGTCTGCGCGACACGCCTGACCGGGTGGCGCGGGCGTACGCCGAGATGTTCGCCGGGCTCCAGCAGGACCCGGCCGAGGTGCTGCAGCGCACCTTCGAGATCGACCACGACGAGCTGGTCATGGTCAAGGACATCGAGGTCTACTCCACCTGCGAGCACCACCTGCTGCCCTTCCACGGCGTCGCGCACGTGAGCTACATCCCCGCCAAGGACGGCCGGGTCACCGGGCTGTCCAAGCTGGCCCGCCTCGTCGACGTCTACGCCAAGCGGCCGCAGGTGCAGGAGCGGCTCACCAGCCAGATCGCCGACGCGATCATGCGCCACCTCAAGGCCCAGGGCGCGCTGGTCGTGCTCGACTGCGAGCACCTGTGCATGTCGATGCGCGGGGTGCGCAAGCCCGGCGCCCGCACGCAGACCTCCGCGGTGCGCGGGCTGCTGCGGGACTCGGCCACCCGGGCCGAGGCGATGAGCCTGGTCACGGGGCGCTGACCCGTGACCGGCCTGCCGACCCGACCGACCGGCCGACCGCTCCTGATGGGCGTCGTCAACGTCACGCCCGACTCCTTCTCCGACGGCGGCCGCTGGTTCGACGCCGACGCGGCGATCGCCCACGGCCGCGAGCTGCTGGCGCAGGGCGCCGACCTGCTCGACGTGGGCGGTGAGTCGACCCGCCCGGGCGCCCAGCGCCCCGACGAGCAGGAGGAGCTGCGCCGCGTCCTCCCGGTCGTCACCGAGCTGGCCGCCGAGGGCGCCTGGGTGAGCGTCGACACCATGCGCTCCGCGGTCGCCGCCCGCGCGGTCGACCACGGCGCCCGGATCGTCAACGACGTCAGCGGCGGGCTCGCCGACCCCGCGATGGCACGGGTCGTGGCCGGGCTGTCGGTGCCGTTCGTCGCGATGCACTGGCGCGGCCACAGCCACGACATGCAGACCCGCGCGGTCTACGCCGACGTCGTCGCCGAGGTGCGCGACGAGCTGCTCGCGCGGGTCGAGGCGCTGGTCGCCGCGGGCGTCGCCCCCGAGCACGTCGTCCTCGACCCGGGTCTGGGGTTCGCCAAGACCCCCGAGCACAACTGGCAGCTGCTCGCCTCGCTGCGGGATCTCGTACGTCTGGGGCACCCGGTCCTCGTCGGCACCTCGCGCAAGCGCTTCCTCGGCGACATCGGCGCCGCGCCCGGGGCACCGTTGCCGCCCGAGCAGCGCGACGCCGCCACCGCGGCCACCAGCGTGCTGCTCGCCCAGGACGACGTCTGGGCGGTGCGCGTGCACGACATCCCCTCGACCCGGGCCGCGGTCGAGGTGGTCGCCGCGGTGCGGGCCGCCCGGGCGGGAGCGGCGTCGTGAGCGCCGACCGGATCAGCCTGACCGGCCTGCGGGTCGCGGCCTGCCACGGCGTGCTCGAGCACGAGAAGACCGAGCCGCAGCCGTTCGTCGCCGACGTGCTGCTCGAGATCGACCTGCGCGCCGCGGGCGACAGCGACGACCTCGCCCGCACGGTCAGCTATGCCGACGTCGCGCAGGAGACCGAGGCGATCCTCGCCGGGCCGCCGGTCGACCTGGTCGAGACCCTGGCCGAGCGGGTCGCCGCCGCGGCGCTGCGGCACGACCCGGTCGAGGCCGTCGAGGTCACGATCCACAAGCCCAAGGCGCCCGCCGGCGTGACCTTCGAGCCCGGCGGCGGCCCCGCGGTCACCGTGCGCCGCGAGCAGGACCGCGAGGTCGTCATCGCCCTCGGCGCCAACCTCGGCCGCCGCGAGCACACCCTGCTCGCGGCCCTCGGGGCGCTGCAGGCGCTGCCCGGGCTCGACGTGGTCGCGGTGTCCGAGCCGTTCAGCACCGCGCCGGTGGGCGGCCCCGAGCAGCCCGACTTCCTCAACGCCGTCGCGGTCGGTCGCACCCGCCTGGCACCGTGGACGCTGCTGCGCGAGCTGCACCGCATCGAGGCGCGGCACGGCCGGGTGCGCGAGACCCGGTGGGGCGCCCGCACGCTCGACCTCGACCTGATCCAGGTGGGCGTGCCGGGCCAGGCCTCGGAGGTGCGCTCCGACCGCGCCGACCTGACCCTGCCCCACCCGCGCGCGCACGAGCGCGCGTTCGTGCTGGCGCCGTGGGCCCAGGCCGACCCCGACGCACTCCTGCGCGTCGACGGCCAGGTGCTGCCCGTCGCCCAGGTGCTCGACGGACTGGGCGAGCAGGACGTACGTCCGGGGCCGGGGTGGCCGCGATGACGCCGGACGAGGGGCTGCGGCCCCGGGTCGTGCTGTGGAGCGGCGCCGGGATGCTGGTCGTGTGCTACGCGCTCCTGCGGTTCGTCAGCAGCCGGGGCGGCAACCTGCCGCAGAACAGCTGGCTGACCATCGCGGTGATCGCGCTCGTCGCGATGCCGATCCTGGTGCTGGCCTGGCAGATCAAGAGCTACGTCGCCGGCCGCACGCCGGAGCCGCCGAGCCCGCAGCTGGCGCGCGGGGTGCTCGTCGCCGCCCGGGCCAGCGCGGTCGCCGGTGGCGTGGCGTTCGGGTGGTACGCCGCGCAGGTGCTGGTGCGCCTGCCCAACGCCGACGTCGCCTCGCAGCGCGAGGAGATGTGGCTCGCGCTCGTGCTGGCGGTGGTCAGCGTGCTGCTGTCGGTCGCCGGGTTCGTCGCGCAGGCGTGGTGCCGGATCCCGCCCGAGGACGACGACGAGGACCGCCGCTCCCGCGGCGGCGGCGCGGCCACGGCCTGACCCGGGCGATCCGTCCGGCACGCGGCTCGGCGCGGGTGGGCTCTGCATTTCGTACGTGAACGCACGATCTGGGGCGGGCAGGCCCGGAGCGGCGCGGGTGGGCTCTGCATTTCGTACGTGAACGCACGATCTGGGGCGAGCGCCGCCCGGGTGCCGGGCCGGCCGGGGCGGTTCGTGACGGGGGTCGCGGCCTCCCGGCGCGGAGCCGTCACCTCTCGTCGACCGGCCAGGCGGACGTACGACGGCGGGGCCGCCCCCCTGAGGGCGACCCCGCCGAAGCTTGCGGGTGGTGCTGGATCAGTCGCGCAGACGACGACGACCCGTGGCGACCGCGAGGGCGGCACCGCTGATGGTCAGCAGCGCGACACCGGCGGCGGTGGCGTTGTCGCCCTCACCCACGACACCGGTCTCGACGGGCGGGCCCGTCGGCTGACCCGGGTCGCTCGGCTCCTGGGTGCCGGTCGGGGTCGCGGTGTCGGTCGGCTCCGGCGAGTCGGTGGGCTCCGGCTCGGTCGGGGTCGCGGTGGGCGAGTCGGTCGGCTCCGGGTCGGTCGGCGACGCGGTCGGGGAGTCCGTCGGCTCCGGGTCCGTCGGGGTCGGCGACGGGTCGGTCGGCGACGCGGTCGGCGAGTCGGTGGGGCTCGGCGACGGCTCGGGGCCGGTGTCACCCACGGTGATCGTCGCGAGCGTGCTGTCTTGGCCCTCGTTGAGAGAGCACTCGATCTGGGCCACGAAGCCGGTGTTGGTGGTCAGGGCGGTGGTGAAGTCCCCGATGACGACCGGGACCTCTCCCGGGGTCTCCGGCGCGGTCTCGCTCTCGCCGGTGCCAGTGGCGGTGACCGTAAGGGTTCCACTCTCGGGAACGGGGATCGGGGTGCCCTGGACGGTAAGCGATGCCGAGCGCTGTTCGCCATCGACGGTGTAACCCGCGTCAGCCGTGCCCTCGGTGATCTCGGTGTTGCCCAGGCTTCGCAGGGTCTGCACCGAGTCCTCGCCGGCGGTGACGGTGGCGGTGATGGCTGGGCTTTCGATGGTAGCGCCGGGCTCGACGGACTCGGGCAGGTCACCCTCGACGGTCACGAGCCAGGGGTCTTCGAAGGTGATGCCGAAGGCCGGCACGGAGCAGGTGTAACTCAATTCGGCACTCTGCGCGGCGTCGGCGGAGGGGGCGGTAGCGAGGGCGAATCCGGCGAAGGCGAGTGCGGTGATGCCGGAGAGGGCCCCGACCCGGCGGCCCGTAGTCGTGCGGTGCGACATGCTTCTCCTCTGGATGGCGGTAGGAGCCTCCCGCTACCTACCGAACAGTAAGTAAGTCCCACCATGCCAGGCCGATCAGCCTCGTGGGAGAGGTTGATCACAAATTTTTCAGGATCACCTGTTAGCGGGCAGGCGAACGGGGACTCGTCCGGGGCGGCTGAGGGCAGTCCCGGACCCCTCTCGACGGGGCGGTCCGACCGCCCGCCGACGCGGCCGCGCGGACTCCTTGTCGATGCCCTACTTGTCGATGTCGCCGACGACGAAGAAGGTCGAGCCCAGGATCGCCACCATGTCGGCGAGGAGCGCTCCGGGCAGCAGCTCGCGCAGCACCGCCACGTTGTTGAACGACGCCGAGCGCAGCTTCAGCCGCCACGGGGTCTTCTCACCGCGTGAGACGAGGTAGTAGCCGTTCAGCCCGAGGGGGTTCTCGGTGGCGGTGTAGTCATCGCCCTCGGGCACCTTGAGCACCTTGGGCAGCTTGACGTTGACCGGCCCGCGCGGCAGGTCGCGCAGCACCTCGACGCACCGGTCGGCGAGGTCGAGGCTGACCTGGGTCTGCTCCAGCAGCACCTCGAGCCGGGCCAGGCAGTCGCCGGCCTCCCGGGTGACCACGCGACCCGGGCCGCCGGGGCCGAACAGCTCGCCGTAGGCCAGGTAGGGCGCGTCGCGCCGCAGGTCGATGTCGAGACCGGACGCACGGGCGATCGGCCCGGACACGCCGTACGCGCTCGCCAGGTCTCGCGGGAGCACGCCGACCCCGCGCGTGCGGGCGCGCAGGATCTCGTTGCCGACCAGCATGCTCTCCAGGTCGGGCAGGCGCCGCCGCACCAGCGCGACGGTCTCGGCGACGCGGTCGAGCCAGCCGGCGGGGAGGTCTTCGCGCAGCCCGCCGACGCGGTTGAACATGTAGTGCATGCGGCCGCCGGAGATCTCCTCCATCACGGCCTGCAGGTCCTCGCGCTCGCGGAAGGCGTAGAAGATCGGCGTGATCGCGCCGAGCTCGAGCGGGTAGGACCCGAGGAACATCAGGTGGTTGAGCACCCGGTTGAGCTCGGCCAGCAGGGTGCGCGTCCAGGTGGCCCGCTCGGGCACGTCCATGCCGAGCATCCGCTCGACGGTCAGCGCGACCCCGATCTCGCTGCTGAACGCCGACAGCCAGTCGTGCCGGTTGGCCAGCACCAGGATCTGTCGGTAGTCGCGCACCTCGAACAGCTTCTCGGCGCCGCGGTGCATGTAGCCCACGATCGGTTCGGCCTCGACGATGCGCTCCCCGTCGAGCACGATGCGCAGCCGCAGCACGCCGTGCGTCGCGGGGTGCTGCGGCCCGATGTTGAGCACCATGTCGGCGGTCGCGAGACCGCCCGCGCCCACGCCGACGGTGAGCTCCTGCGGGTTGGGGGCCATGCCGGCCAGTATGCCGACCTCAGGTCGCGGGGCTCGTAGGCCGCACGGCGTCGATCGCAGATTGGGCCTCCGGCCCGGGTGGTACGTCGGCGGCGGCCGGCTCGGTCGCGCCGAGTCGGACCAGGATCACCCCGAGCAGGATCAGCACCCCGCCGGCCAGCTGCATCGGCCCGGGCAGCTCGCCGAGGAAGAGCCAGGCGAACAGCACCGCGAAGAGCACCTCGGACAGGGCGACGAAGGAGGCGATGCGCGAGCCGAGGTATCGCGCGGACACCACGCCGGTGGCGTAGGCGAAGGCCGCGGCCAGCACGCCCATGCCGAGGATCGGGACGAGCACGCTGACCTCGCTCCCGGCGAGCGGGACCTGCGTGGCCGACCAGCGGAACGGCAGCACCTGCAGCGCCGACACGAGCACCACCGGCACCAGGCCGGCGATCATCCCGAACCCGGTGAGCGCCAGCGGCGGCAGCGCGTCGTCGTGGTCGCGCGCGGCGAGCAGGAAGTAGGCCGCCGAGCACACCGCGGCCGCGAGGCCGAACGCGACGCCGACCGGGTCGAGCCGCACGCCGCCGAAGACGTCGAGCACGAGCGCCAGCCCGCCCATGGCCGCGACGGTGCCGCCCACGGTGAGCGGGTGCGGCGCGCGCCGGGTGGTGATCCACGACAGCAGCACCAGCAGCACGGGGGAGAGGTATTCGAGCAGCAGCGCGACGCCGACGGAGAGCCGCTCGACCGCGAGGAAGTAGAACAGCTGGCAGCCGGTCACCCCGGTCATGCCGTAGAGCACGACGGTGCGCAGGTTGCGGCGCAGCAGGTGCCACCGGCCGCGCATCGCGAGGGCGGCGGGGACGCCGAGCACCAGGGCCGCGACCCCGATGCGGGCGGTGATGGCGGCCGCGGGCGTCCAGCCGGCCTGGAACAGCGCCTTGCCGAAGACCCCGGACGTCGCGAAG
It includes:
- the ftsH gene encoding ATP-dependent zinc metalloprotease FtsH — translated: MNAKRIARAPGFWIVLVVAIAFLWFAVGGSGGFQRVDTSQAITLINENKVESAKVTPDRVDLTLKSAQDVGDVQDADKVQAYYVPARGEQIVTALNQRPPSQGFTDDPEQQNIFVSMLLTMLPLLLILGLFWFFMSQMQGGGGRVMQFGKSKAKLASKDMPKVTFADVAGSDEAVEELHEIKEFLSEPRKFLEVGAKIPKGVLLYGPPGTGKTLLARAVAGEAGVPFYTISGSDFVEMFVGVGASRVRDLFEQAKANAPAIIFVDEIDAVGRHRGAGLGGGHDEREQTLNQLLVEMDGFDVKTNVILIAATNRPDILDPALLRPGRFDRQIAVEAPDMVGRHHILQVHAKGKPMAPDVDLLAVARRTPGFSGADLANVLNEAALLTARSNGRVIDNGALDEAIDRVMAGPQKRTRVMSAKERKITAYHEGGHALVAAALNYTDPVSKVTILPRGRALGYTMVLPVDDKYSTTRNELLDQLSYALGGRVAEEIVFHDPSTGAANDIEKATGLARKMVTQFGMSERVGAIKLGQGNSEVFLGRDMGHERDYSEGMAAVVDEEVRRLVDAAHDEAWHALNDNRDILDNLLLELLQRETLGQSDLEVVFRDVRKRPQRPVWLSSDLRTVSDRGPVLTPAEREALARGEQLPEDKQQVEEHPPEAVIEVPEGGYVDPRED
- the folE gene encoding GTP cyclohydrolase I FolE, which codes for MSTRAKIDHRRAAAAVRELLIAVGEDPEREGLRDTPDRVARAYAEMFAGLQQDPAEVLQRTFEIDHDELVMVKDIEVYSTCEHHLLPFHGVAHVSYIPAKDGRVTGLSKLARLVDVYAKRPQVQERLTSQIADAIMRHLKAQGALVVLDCEHLCMSMRGVRKPGARTQTSAVRGLLRDSATRAEAMSLVTGR
- the folP gene encoding dihydropteroate synthase, whose amino-acid sequence is MGVVNVTPDSFSDGGRWFDADAAIAHGRELLAQGADLLDVGGESTRPGAQRPDEQEELRRVLPVVTELAAEGAWVSVDTMRSAVAARAVDHGARIVNDVSGGLADPAMARVVAGLSVPFVAMHWRGHSHDMQTRAVYADVVAEVRDELLARVEALVAAGVAPEHVVLDPGLGFAKTPEHNWQLLASLRDLVRLGHPVLVGTSRKRFLGDIGAAPGAPLPPEQRDAATAATSVLLAQDDVWAVRVHDIPSTRAAVEVVAAVRAARAGAAS
- the folK gene encoding 2-amino-4-hydroxy-6-hydroxymethyldihydropteridine diphosphokinase is translated as MSADRISLTGLRVAACHGVLEHEKTEPQPFVADVLLEIDLRAAGDSDDLARTVSYADVAQETEAILAGPPVDLVETLAERVAAAALRHDPVEAVEVTIHKPKAPAGVTFEPGGGPAVTVRREQDREVVIALGANLGRREHTLLAALGALQALPGLDVVAVSEPFSTAPVGGPEQPDFLNAVAVGRTRLAPWTLLRELHRIEARHGRVRETRWGARTLDLDLIQVGVPGQASEVRSDRADLTLPHPRAHERAFVLAPWAQADPDALLRVDGQVLPVAQVLDGLGEQDVRPGPGWPR
- a CDS encoding DUF3180 domain-containing protein, encoding MTPDEGLRPRVVLWSGAGMLVVCYALLRFVSSRGGNLPQNSWLTIAVIALVAMPILVLAWQIKSYVAGRTPEPPSPQLARGVLVAARASAVAGGVAFGWYAAQVLVRLPNADVASQREEMWLALVLAVVSVLLSVAGFVAQAWCRIPPEDDDEDRRSRGGGAATA
- a CDS encoding DUF6801 domain-containing protein, with protein sequence MSHRTTTGRRVGALSGITALAFAGFALATAPSADAAQSAELSYTCSVPAFGITFEDPWLVTVEGDLPESVEPGATIESPAITATVTAGEDSVQTLRSLGNTEITEGTADAGYTVDGEQRSASLTVQGTPIPVPESGTLTVTATGTGESETAPETPGEVPVVIGDFTTALTTNTGFVAQIECSLNEGQDSTLATITVGDTGPEPSPSPTDSPTASPTDPSPTPTDPEPTDSPTASPTDPEPTDSPTATPTEPEPTDSPEPTDTATPTGTQEPSDPGQPTGPPVETGVVGEGDNATAAGVALLTISGAALAVATGRRRLRD
- a CDS encoding NADH-quinone oxidoreductase subunit D translates to MAPNPQELTVGVGAGGLATADMVLNIGPQHPATHGVLRLRIVLDGERIVEAEPIVGYMHRGAEKLFEVRDYRQILVLANRHDWLSAFSSEIGVALTVERMLGMDVPERATWTRTLLAELNRVLNHLMFLGSYPLELGAITPIFYAFREREDLQAVMEEISGGRMHYMFNRVGGLREDLPAGWLDRVAETVALVRRRLPDLESMLVGNEILRARTRGVGVLPRDLASAYGVSGPIARASGLDIDLRRDAPYLAYGELFGPGGPGRVVTREAGDCLARLEVLLEQTQVSLDLADRCVEVLRDLPRGPVNVKLPKVLKVPEGDDYTATENPLGLNGYYLVSRGEKTPWRLKLRSASFNNVAVLRELLPGALLADMVAILGSTFFVVGDIDK
- a CDS encoding EamA family transporter gives rise to the protein MQDNSLRRPRRIAPLGLPLALVSAAAFATSGVFGKALFQAGWTPAAAITARIGVAALVLGVPAALAMRGRWHLLRRNLRTVVLYGMTGVTGCQLFYFLAVERLSVGVALLLEYLSPVLLVLLSWITTRRAPHPLTVGGTVAAMGGLALVLDVFGGVRLDPVGVAFGLAAAVCSAAYFLLAARDHDDALPPLALTGFGMIAGLVPVVLVSALQVLPFRWSATQVPLAGSEVSVLVPILGMGVLAAAFAYATGVVSARYLGSRIASFVALSEVLFAVLFAWLFLGELPGPMQLAGGVLILLGVILVRLGATEPAAADVPPGPEAQSAIDAVRPTSPAT